From Paracoccus aminovorans, one genomic window encodes:
- a CDS encoding IS5 family transposase (programmed frameshift), whose protein sequence is MDELFWLTDAQMERLRPFFPKSRGRPRVDDRRVPSGIIFIQRNGLMWKHTPAAYGPAKTLYNRWKRWSRMGVFATIMTELAGQAQETDTVMIDATHLKTHRTASSLGAPKGGRGRLIGRTKGGLNSKLHVLADAKGRPIRMFLSAGQTSDYIGAGALLSSIPPAGALLADRGDDADWFRNALIDMGISPCIPSRKARKVPIPHDADLYRQRHRIENMFARLKDWRRIATRYDRCPILFLSACALAVTVIYWL, encoded by the exons ATGGACGAACTTTTCTGGCTGACCGATGCGCAGATGGAGCGGTTACGGCCGTTCTTTCCGAAATCACGAGGCAGGCCGCGCGTTGACGACCGGCGCGTGCCGAGCGGCATAATCTTCATTCAACGCAATGGGTTGATGTGGAAGCACACGCCTGCCGCCTATGGTCCCGCGAAGACGCTCTACAACCGTTGGAAGCGCTGGAGCCGGATGGGGGTGTTTGCCACCATCATGACCGAACTGGCCGGGCAGGCGCAGGAAACCGACACGGTGATGATCGACGCGACACATCTGAAAACGCACCGGACGGCATCGAGCCTGG GGGCTCCAAAAGGGGGACGCGGACGGCTGATCGGGCGCACGAAAGGCGGACTGAACTCGAAGCTGCATGTCCTGGCCGATGCGAAGGGCCGTCCGATCCGGATGTTCCTGTCGGCGGGGCAGACCTCGGATTACATCGGGGCGGGGGCGCTCCTGTCCTCCATCCCTCCAGCCGGGGCATTGCTTGCCGACCGGGGCGACGATGCCGACTGGTTTCGCAATGCGCTGATCGACATGGGGATTTCACCCTGTATCCCATCCCGAAAAGCCCGGAAGGTGCCGATCCCACACGACGCCGACCTCTACCGTCAACGCCACAGGATCGAGAACATGTTCGCCAGACTGAAGGACTGGCGTCGGATTGCAACCCGCTATGATCGCTGCCCGATCCTGTTTCTCTCAGCCTGCGCCTTGGCAGTCACCGTCATCTATTGGTTGTGA